In one Amia ocellicauda isolate fAmiCal2 chromosome 2, fAmiCal2.hap1, whole genome shotgun sequence genomic region, the following are encoded:
- the ncapg2 gene encoding condensin-2 complex subunit G2 isoform X1, translated as MAKREAFLQAVCRDKAPDFLNFIQRHKDSTDPFDLVELLQELPEKQKEQLWEKLARLLTDTLQGFPMEKWSRGLDEDSGDEMEAEVPPALMETMSIIDGVTLVATASIAVVQEDVIYDGLLECAHVLNIVVGALPSSEAMVKISIQRFCESWWEKGLPGRENLGKTAFLMLLERNLLLRSSVADMKRLWNLHAVLLTFDFESEASEEVKDLLLQCFLSVQHIKREEGRRFLISLFSWNVNFIKMIHGTIKNQIQFFPKFIMEHVGEMYFRAWKKATGPFLEEIETGCLQDYMHHGVHLHRSSPVHAKVRQILSYFHNQKLRQGVDEMLFRLYQPILWRALKARNSEVRANAALLFTEAFPIQDPSFNNEAMDSAIQKQFEVLFSLLEDPQPLVRSTGILGVCRITSKYWEMIPPAILTDFLKKMVIDLAADVSCADVRCAVFKCMTLVVDNKLSHPLLEQLLPLLKNSLHDNSEKVRVAVVELLLKIKAVRAAKFWKVCTMEHLLARLETDSHSVARRLVNLLFNSFFPVNQSEEVWCERCVALIQMNPTAARRFYQYAHEHTAPTNIAKLMLMIRRCLNACIQQAGKEEQDETESSNKENSSILDDVLSITDTATMASLLEVIVILWRSIRRSLELNEEALQYTTSKFASILPEYFRVFKEERCTVPLMLIASFMPAAAVPTFSCGVLSKLRNLEKGAVESQYGTLIDCLCRWGQAGHVVEVVTDWLTDALPQKKSRADSERRVRILETAEAKPELALDYVEYMLTCTMNREFLLSVHQKKLVQLLKALGALKVVFYAYISSSEMGPCQIDKETAMRAYSLHGRLSIHLQHKYLDDRSYLQVLEKSAAWVAEKILPFLVVPSEDTVSDQQLTTTKQVVEDRLTVLRDVVMVGLADADFKGQALHFCIAVLHAEKGYMCVPSLLSLLKEVAEDCLAQSARSQSEELSVLLSVVANVFQKILEAAARRLQKQREEGLQLCHSSHMVLGEFLNVIQDWQSADASVAPAVFSTIVAALVVELSHVLQKVSSVEELEPPESVNDLPPLSSALLTVILRSPGLIRSLMREINESVESEAIDGVTGLTAVLYILAVVIQTAKSDQSHFKDTAICIQRQLHKYYGVTAEDSRNIERTIYESSVKIVKEILLV; from the exons ATGGCAAAGCGAGAAGCCTTCTTGCAGGCTGTCTGCAGGGACAAGGCGCCGGACTTCCTCAACTTCATTCAACGGCAT AAGGACTCCACAGACCCCTTTGACCTGGTCGAGCTGCTGCAGGAGCTGCCGGAGAAGCAGAAAGAGCAGCTGTGGGAGAAGCTGGCCAGGCTCTTGACTGACACGCTGCAGGGCTTTCCCATGGAGAAGTGGAGCCGAGGGCTGGACGAGGACAGTGGGGATGAGATGGAAGCCGAGGTCCCTCCAGCTCTC ATGGAAACCATGTCTATTATTGATGGAGTGACTTTAGTTGCTACTGCCTCCATAGCCGTAGTACAAGAAGATGTGATCTACGACGGCCTGCTGGAATGTGCCCATGTATTAAATA TTGTTGTCGGTGCTCTGCCTTCCTCTGAAGCCATGGTGAAAATCTCAATCCAGCGGTTCTGCGAGAGCTGGTGGGAGAAGGGCCTGCCGGGCAGAGAGAATCTTGGGAAAACTGCCTTCCTCATGCTTCTGGAGAGAAACCTTTTACTGAGAAGCTCG GTAGCTGACATGAAACGTTTGTGGAATCTCCACGCAGTCCTTCTGACCTTCGACTTTGAGTCTGAAGCCAGTGAAGAAGTGAAAGACCTGCTCTTGCAATGTTTTCTGAGCGTGCAGCACATTAAACGCGAAGAG GGAAGGAGGTTTCTGATTTCCCTCTTCAGCTGGAATGTGAACTTTATCAAGATGATTCATGGAACCATTAAAAACCAGATTCAGTTTTTCCCCAA gttCATAATGGAACATGTGGGGGAAATGTACTTCAGAGCATGGAAAAAAGCGACGGGGCCCTTCTTAGAG GAAATTGAAACAGGCTGCCTCCAGGATTACATGCACCATGGGGTTCATTTGCACAGGAGCTCTCCTGTTCATGCAAAAGTGCGACAG ATCCTGAGCTACTTTCACAATCAGAAGCTGCGCCAGGGAGTGGACGAGAtgcttttcagactgtaccaGCCCATCCTGTGGAGAGCACTGAAG GCCAGGAACTCGGAAGTGCGGGCGAATGCTGCTTTGCTGTTCACCGAAGCGTTCCCCATTCAGGATCCCAGCTTTAACAATGAAGCCATGGACAGCGCCATCCAGAAGCAGTTTGAAGTGCTCTTT TCTCTCCTGGAAGACCCTCAGCCCCTGGTGCGATCGACTGGGATTCTCGGCGTTTGCAGAATAACGTCCAAGTACTGGGAGATGATCCCTCCTGCCATCCTGACAGACTTCCTCAAGAAAATGGTGATCGACCTGGCGGCTGACGTGAGCTGTGCTGACGTTCGCTGTGCAGTCTTCAAG TGCATGACTTTGGTTGTGGACAACAAGCTGAGCCACCCTTTGCTGGAGCAGCTGCTTCCCCTGCTGAAGAACAGCCTCCATGACAACTCGGAGAAAGTACGCGTGGCCGTGGTGGAGCTGCTGCTGAAGATTAAAGCTGTCCGAGCCGCCAAG TTTTGGAAAGTGTGTACCATGGAGCACCTCCTGGCAAGGCTGGAGACGGACTCCCACTCTGTTGCGCGACGGCTTGTCAACCTCCTCTTCAACTCCTTCTTCCCCGTCAACCAATCAGAAGAGGTCTGGTGTGAACGATGTGTTGCCCTAATTCAGATGAACCCAACAGCAGCACGGCGCTTTTACCAGTATGCCCACGAGCACACGGCTCCGACCAATATAG CCAAACTGATGCTCATGATCCGGAGATGTCTCAACGCCTGCATTCAGCAAGCTGGGAAGGAAGAGCAAGACGAGACTGAATCTAGCAACAAGGAGAATTCGAGT ATCTTGGACGACGTTCTCTCCATCACTGACACTGCGACGATGGCCAGTTTACTGGAGGTCATCGTGATCCTCTGGCGCAGCATCCGCAGGTCCCTGGAGTTAAACGAAGAGGCCCTCCAGTACACCACAAGCAAGTTCGCCTCCATCCTGCCCGAGTATTTCCGTGTCTTTAAG GAGGAACGCTGCACGGTGCCCTTGATGCTCATCGCATCCTTCATGCCCGCGGCCGCTGTTCCCACTTTCAG cTGCGGTGTCCTGTCGAAATTGCGCAACCTGGAGAAAGGCGCCGTCGAGTCGCAGTACGGCACACTCATCGACTGTCTGTGTCGCTGGGGGCAGGCGGGACACGTGGTGGAGGTTGTGACTGACTGGCTTACGGATGCTTTGCCACAGAAAAAG AGCAGGGCGGACTCGGAGCGCAGAGTTCGCATCCTCGAGACAGCCGAGGCCAAACCAGAGCTCGCCCTAGACTACGTCGAGTACATGCTCACTTGCACGATGAACCGGGAGTTCCTGCTGAGTGTGCATCAGAAGAAATTAGTCCAGCTCCTGAAGGCCCTTGGGGCTTTGAAg GTAGTGTTCTACGCGTACATCAGTTCGTCTGAGATGGGGCCCTGTCAGATTGACAAGGAAACCGCAATGAGAGCCTACAGTCTTCATGGGCGCCTGAGTATCCACCTCCAGCACAAA TATTTGGATGACCGCAGCTACCTCCAGGTGTTGGAGAAATCCGCAGCCTGGGTGGCAGAAAAAATTCTGCCTTTTCTGGTGGTCCCCAGTGAAGACACGGTCTCCGATCAGCAACTGACAACGACCAAGCAAGTGGTTGAA GACCGCCTGACCGTTCTGAGGGACGTGGTTATGGTTGGCCTTGCGGATGCAGACTTCAAGGGCCAAGCTCTGCACTTCTGCATAGCTGTGCTGCACGCTG AGAAGGGCTACATGTGTGTGCCGTCTCTGCTGTCTCTGCTAAAGGAGGTGGCCGAGGACTGCCTGGCCCAGAGCGCTCGCAGCCAGAGCGAGGAGCTGTCCGTTCTCCTGAGCGTCGTTGCCAACGTCTTCCAGAAGATCCTGGAAGCTGCAGCGCGTAGACTGCAGAAACAGCGAGAGGAGGGGCTGCAG TTGTGCCACTCCAGCCACATGGTCCTGGGGGAGTTCCTCAATGTCATCCAGGACTGGCAGTCGGCAGACGCCTCTGTTGCACCAGCTGTCTTCTCCACCATCGTGGCTGCCCTGGTAGTGGAGTTAAGCCATGTTTTGCAGAAG GTTTCATCCGTGGAGGAGCTAGAACCACCAGAGAGTGTAAATGATCTTCCTCCACTTTCAAGCGCTTTACTGACTGTTATTCTCCGATCTCCTGGTTTGATCAG GTccttaatgagggaaataaacgAGTCAGTGGAATCGGAAGCTATAGATGGAGTGACAGGGCTGACCGCAGTCTTGTACATTTTAGCCGTGGTCATTCAGA
- the ncapg2 gene encoding condensin-2 complex subunit G2 isoform X2: protein MAKREAFLQAVCRDKAPDFLNFIQRHKDSTDPFDLVELLQELPEKQKEQLWEKLARLLTDTLQGFPMEKWSRGLDEDSGDEMEAEVPPALMETMSIIDGVTLVATASIAVVQEDVIYDGLLECAHVLNIVVGALPSSEAMVKISIQRFCESWWEKGLPGRENLGKTAFLMLLERNLLLRSSVADMKRLWNLHAVLLTFDFESEASEEVKDLLLQCFLSVQHIKREEGRRFLISLFSWNVNFIKMIHGTIKNQIQFFPKFIMEHVGEMYFRAWKKATGPFLEEIETGCLQDYMHHGVHLHRSSPVHAKVRQILSYFHNQKLRQGVDEMLFRLYQPILWRALKARNSEVRANAALLFTEAFPIQDPSFNNEAMDSAIQKQFEVLFSLLEDPQPLVRSTGILGVCRITSKYWEMIPPAILTDFLKKMVIDLAADVSCADVRCAVFKCMTLVVDNKLSHPLLEQLLPLLKNSLHDNSEKVRVAVVELLLKIKAVRAAKFWKVCTMEHLLARLETDSHSVARRLVNLLFNSFFPVNQSEEVWCERCVALIQMNPTAARRFYQYAHEHTAPTNIAKLMLMIRRCLNACIQQAGKEEQDETESSNKENSSILDDVLSITDTATMASLLEVIVILWRSIRRSLELNEEALQYTTSKFASILPEYFRVFKEERCTVPLMLIASFMPAAAVPTFSCGVLSKLRNLEKGAVESQYGTLIDCLCRWGQAGHVVEVVTDWLTDALPQKKSRADSERRVRILETAEAKPELALDYVEYMLTCTMNREFLLSVHQKKLVQLLKALGALKVVFYAYISSSEMGPCQIDKETAMRAYSLHGRLSIHLQHKYLDDRSYLQVLEKSAAWVAEKILPFLVVPSEDTVSDQQLTTTKQVVEDRLTVLRDVVMVGLADADFKGQALHFCIAVLHAEKGYMCVPSLLSLLKEVAEDCLAQSARSQSEELSVLLSVVANVFQKILEAAARRLQKQREEGLQLCHSSHMVLGEFLNVIQDWQSADASVAPAVFSTIVAALVVELSHVLQKVSSVEELEPPESVNDLPPLSSALLTVILRSPGLIRSLMREINESVESEAIDGVTGLTAVLYILAVVIQTKSDQSHFKDTAICIQRQLHKYYGVTAEDSRNIERTIYESSVKIVKEILLV from the exons ATGGCAAAGCGAGAAGCCTTCTTGCAGGCTGTCTGCAGGGACAAGGCGCCGGACTTCCTCAACTTCATTCAACGGCAT AAGGACTCCACAGACCCCTTTGACCTGGTCGAGCTGCTGCAGGAGCTGCCGGAGAAGCAGAAAGAGCAGCTGTGGGAGAAGCTGGCCAGGCTCTTGACTGACACGCTGCAGGGCTTTCCCATGGAGAAGTGGAGCCGAGGGCTGGACGAGGACAGTGGGGATGAGATGGAAGCCGAGGTCCCTCCAGCTCTC ATGGAAACCATGTCTATTATTGATGGAGTGACTTTAGTTGCTACTGCCTCCATAGCCGTAGTACAAGAAGATGTGATCTACGACGGCCTGCTGGAATGTGCCCATGTATTAAATA TTGTTGTCGGTGCTCTGCCTTCCTCTGAAGCCATGGTGAAAATCTCAATCCAGCGGTTCTGCGAGAGCTGGTGGGAGAAGGGCCTGCCGGGCAGAGAGAATCTTGGGAAAACTGCCTTCCTCATGCTTCTGGAGAGAAACCTTTTACTGAGAAGCTCG GTAGCTGACATGAAACGTTTGTGGAATCTCCACGCAGTCCTTCTGACCTTCGACTTTGAGTCTGAAGCCAGTGAAGAAGTGAAAGACCTGCTCTTGCAATGTTTTCTGAGCGTGCAGCACATTAAACGCGAAGAG GGAAGGAGGTTTCTGATTTCCCTCTTCAGCTGGAATGTGAACTTTATCAAGATGATTCATGGAACCATTAAAAACCAGATTCAGTTTTTCCCCAA gttCATAATGGAACATGTGGGGGAAATGTACTTCAGAGCATGGAAAAAAGCGACGGGGCCCTTCTTAGAG GAAATTGAAACAGGCTGCCTCCAGGATTACATGCACCATGGGGTTCATTTGCACAGGAGCTCTCCTGTTCATGCAAAAGTGCGACAG ATCCTGAGCTACTTTCACAATCAGAAGCTGCGCCAGGGAGTGGACGAGAtgcttttcagactgtaccaGCCCATCCTGTGGAGAGCACTGAAG GCCAGGAACTCGGAAGTGCGGGCGAATGCTGCTTTGCTGTTCACCGAAGCGTTCCCCATTCAGGATCCCAGCTTTAACAATGAAGCCATGGACAGCGCCATCCAGAAGCAGTTTGAAGTGCTCTTT TCTCTCCTGGAAGACCCTCAGCCCCTGGTGCGATCGACTGGGATTCTCGGCGTTTGCAGAATAACGTCCAAGTACTGGGAGATGATCCCTCCTGCCATCCTGACAGACTTCCTCAAGAAAATGGTGATCGACCTGGCGGCTGACGTGAGCTGTGCTGACGTTCGCTGTGCAGTCTTCAAG TGCATGACTTTGGTTGTGGACAACAAGCTGAGCCACCCTTTGCTGGAGCAGCTGCTTCCCCTGCTGAAGAACAGCCTCCATGACAACTCGGAGAAAGTACGCGTGGCCGTGGTGGAGCTGCTGCTGAAGATTAAAGCTGTCCGAGCCGCCAAG TTTTGGAAAGTGTGTACCATGGAGCACCTCCTGGCAAGGCTGGAGACGGACTCCCACTCTGTTGCGCGACGGCTTGTCAACCTCCTCTTCAACTCCTTCTTCCCCGTCAACCAATCAGAAGAGGTCTGGTGTGAACGATGTGTTGCCCTAATTCAGATGAACCCAACAGCAGCACGGCGCTTTTACCAGTATGCCCACGAGCACACGGCTCCGACCAATATAG CCAAACTGATGCTCATGATCCGGAGATGTCTCAACGCCTGCATTCAGCAAGCTGGGAAGGAAGAGCAAGACGAGACTGAATCTAGCAACAAGGAGAATTCGAGT ATCTTGGACGACGTTCTCTCCATCACTGACACTGCGACGATGGCCAGTTTACTGGAGGTCATCGTGATCCTCTGGCGCAGCATCCGCAGGTCCCTGGAGTTAAACGAAGAGGCCCTCCAGTACACCACAAGCAAGTTCGCCTCCATCCTGCCCGAGTATTTCCGTGTCTTTAAG GAGGAACGCTGCACGGTGCCCTTGATGCTCATCGCATCCTTCATGCCCGCGGCCGCTGTTCCCACTTTCAG cTGCGGTGTCCTGTCGAAATTGCGCAACCTGGAGAAAGGCGCCGTCGAGTCGCAGTACGGCACACTCATCGACTGTCTGTGTCGCTGGGGGCAGGCGGGACACGTGGTGGAGGTTGTGACTGACTGGCTTACGGATGCTTTGCCACAGAAAAAG AGCAGGGCGGACTCGGAGCGCAGAGTTCGCATCCTCGAGACAGCCGAGGCCAAACCAGAGCTCGCCCTAGACTACGTCGAGTACATGCTCACTTGCACGATGAACCGGGAGTTCCTGCTGAGTGTGCATCAGAAGAAATTAGTCCAGCTCCTGAAGGCCCTTGGGGCTTTGAAg GTAGTGTTCTACGCGTACATCAGTTCGTCTGAGATGGGGCCCTGTCAGATTGACAAGGAAACCGCAATGAGAGCCTACAGTCTTCATGGGCGCCTGAGTATCCACCTCCAGCACAAA TATTTGGATGACCGCAGCTACCTCCAGGTGTTGGAGAAATCCGCAGCCTGGGTGGCAGAAAAAATTCTGCCTTTTCTGGTGGTCCCCAGTGAAGACACGGTCTCCGATCAGCAACTGACAACGACCAAGCAAGTGGTTGAA GACCGCCTGACCGTTCTGAGGGACGTGGTTATGGTTGGCCTTGCGGATGCAGACTTCAAGGGCCAAGCTCTGCACTTCTGCATAGCTGTGCTGCACGCTG AGAAGGGCTACATGTGTGTGCCGTCTCTGCTGTCTCTGCTAAAGGAGGTGGCCGAGGACTGCCTGGCCCAGAGCGCTCGCAGCCAGAGCGAGGAGCTGTCCGTTCTCCTGAGCGTCGTTGCCAACGTCTTCCAGAAGATCCTGGAAGCTGCAGCGCGTAGACTGCAGAAACAGCGAGAGGAGGGGCTGCAG TTGTGCCACTCCAGCCACATGGTCCTGGGGGAGTTCCTCAATGTCATCCAGGACTGGCAGTCGGCAGACGCCTCTGTTGCACCAGCTGTCTTCTCCACCATCGTGGCTGCCCTGGTAGTGGAGTTAAGCCATGTTTTGCAGAAG GTTTCATCCGTGGAGGAGCTAGAACCACCAGAGAGTGTAAATGATCTTCCTCCACTTTCAAGCGCTTTACTGACTGTTATTCTCCGATCTCCTGGTTTGATCAG GTccttaatgagggaaataaacgAGTCAGTGGAATCGGAAGCTATAGATGGAGTGACAGGGCTGACCGCAGTCTTGTACATTTTAGCCGTGGTCATTCAGA